One genomic segment of Gimesia chilikensis includes these proteins:
- a CDS encoding acyl carrier protein: MSASIQEQLVEFLNSVTGQTITDSTELIDSGLLDSLTMMDLLVFVESDFEVRLDFQDIRPDLFKNPATISQLIAEQQAEQKKAA, from the coding sequence ATGAGTGCATCGATTCAGGAACAACTGGTTGAATTTCTCAACTCCGTCACCGGACAGACAATTACTGACAGCACCGAACTGATTGATTCCGGTCTGCTGGATTCCCTGACGATGATGGACCTGCTGGTCTTCGTCGAATCTGATTTTGAAGTACGACTCGATTTTCAGGATATCAGACCAGATTTATTTAAAAATCCTGCCACGATTTCTCAACTGATTGCTGAGCAACAGGCAGAGCAGAAGAAGGCTGCCTGA